In a genomic window of Rhodovulum sp. P5:
- a CDS encoding urease subunit gamma: MQLTPREKDKLLVAMAAEVARKRLARGVKLNYPEAVALITDAVVEGARDGRSVADMMQAGAEVITRDQCMDGIPEMIHEVQVEATFPDGTKLVTVHNPIR; this comes from the coding sequence ATGCAACTGACCCCCCGAGAGAAAGACAAGCTGCTTGTCGCCATGGCCGCCGAGGTTGCGCGCAAACGGCTCGCCCGTGGCGTGAAGCTGAATTACCCGGAGGCCGTGGCCCTGATCACCGATGCCGTTGTCGAAGGGGCCCGGGACGGCCGCAGCGTGGCCGACATGATGCAGGCGGGCGCCGAGGTCATCACGCGCGACCAGTGCATGGACGGCATCCCCGAGATGATCCACGAGGTGCAGGTCGAGGCAACCTTTCCCGACGGCACCAAGCTTGTCACCGTTCACAACCCTATCCGCTGA
- the urtA gene encoding urea ABC transporter substrate-binding protein, whose protein sequence is MKTVKTMLAGAVALSAIALPAWAADTIKVGVLHSLSGTMAISETTLKDTMLMLIDEQNAKGGVLGKQLEAVVVDPASDWPLFAEKARELLTVQDVDVMFGCWTSVSRKSVLPVIEELNGLLFYPVQYEGEESSKNVFYTGAAPNQQAIPATDYFLEELGVEKFALLGTDYVYPRTTNNILEAYLKDKGIAEEDIFVNYTPFGHSDWSKIVADVIALGADGKKVGVISTINGDANIGFYKELAAQGVSANDIPVVAFSVGEEELSGLDTTNLVGHLAAWNYFQSAESDANEAFIEAWKARMGEDRVTNDPMEAHYIGFNMWVNAVEAAGTTDVDAVREAMWGQEYPNLTGGTAVMGVNHHLSKPVLIGEITEDGQFDIISETEEVPGDAWTDYLPDSAVLKSDWKTLDCGMFNTETNTCVQIKSNY, encoded by the coding sequence ATGAAGACAGTCAAGACCATGCTTGCCGGGGCAGTCGCCCTGAGCGCCATCGCCTTGCCGGCCTGGGCCGCGGACACCATCAAGGTGGGCGTCCTGCACTCTCTTTCGGGCACGATGGCGATTTCGGAAACCACGCTGAAAGACACCATGCTGATGCTGATCGACGAGCAGAATGCCAAGGGCGGCGTGCTCGGCAAACAGCTTGAGGCCGTGGTGGTCGATCCTGCATCCGACTGGCCGCTTTTCGCGGAAAAGGCGCGCGAGCTGCTGACCGTGCAGGATGTCGACGTGATGTTCGGCTGCTGGACCTCGGTTTCCCGCAAATCGGTTCTGCCGGTGATCGAAGAACTGAACGGCCTGCTGTTCTACCCGGTGCAGTACGAGGGCGAGGAAAGCTCCAAGAACGTGTTCTATACCGGTGCCGCGCCGAACCAGCAGGCGATCCCGGCGACGGACTATTTCCTTGAGGAACTGGGTGTGGAGAAGTTCGCCCTGCTTGGCACCGACTATGTCTATCCGCGGACCACGAACAACATTCTTGAAGCCTATCTCAAGGACAAGGGAATCGCCGAGGAAGACATCTTCGTCAACTACACCCCCTTCGGCCATTCCGACTGGTCCAAGATCGTGGCCGACGTCATCGCGCTGGGCGCCGACGGCAAGAAGGTGGGCGTGATCTCCACCATCAACGGCGACGCCAATATCGGCTTCTACAAGGAACTGGCCGCGCAGGGTGTGTCGGCCAATGACATCCCCGTCGTCGCCTTCTCGGTCGGGGAAGAAGAACTTTCCGGCCTCGACACCACCAACCTTGTCGGTCACCTCGCCGCGTGGAACTACTTCCAGTCCGCCGAATCCGACGCCAACGAGGCGTTCATCGAAGCTTGGAAAGCCCGCATGGGCGAAGACCGCGTCACCAACGACCCGATGGAGGCCCACTATATCGGCTTCAACATGTGGGTGAACGCGGTCGAAGCGGCCGGCACGACCGATGTCGATGCCGTGCGCGAAGCCATGTGGGGGCAGGAATATCCCAACCTTACCGGTGGCACCGCCGTGATGGGTGTGAACCACCACCTGTCCAAGCCCGTTCTGATCGGCGAGATCACCGAGGACGGCCAGTTCGACATCATCAGCGAAACCGAGGAAGTGCCGGGCGATGCCTGGACCGACTACCTGCCGGACTCCGCGGTGCTGAAATCCGACTGGAAGACGCTGGACTGCGGGATGTTCAACACCGAGACCAACACCTGCGTGCAGATCAAGTCCAACTACTGA
- the xdhA gene encoding xanthine dehydrogenase small subunit, with the protein MEHRREIRFLLNDATVVLDAVAAEDTLLEFLRLTRRLTGTKEGCAEGDCGACTVLVGRIAAGELVYEPVNACIRLLPSLDGCHVVTVEHLADAVGGLHPVQDAMVADHGSQCGFCTPGVVMALAALRVTTPAPSEDEIETALQGNLCRCTGYAPIVRAALAACHEDRRKDSLVSGRAAALARLRALRDGRRAEVGRDDSHAILPADVDDLAAVLAAHPDATVVAGATDVGLWITKGMRRISPAVFIGHLDGLRQVETEAGGLRIGAGATYTEAEGPLCSSFPHLRDYLSRIAGWQVRNMGTIGGNIANGSPIGDMPPVLIALGAELTLRQGDKRRALPLEDYFLDYGKQDRAPGEFVESVFVPKPTPGAVHAAYKVSKRRDEDISSVAAAFNVTLQDGKISAARIAFGGMAATPRRATAAEAALIGASWVEDSLIAAAAELPADFTPITDWRASSTYRMTVAQNLFRRFWLEHAEGADTVRLHRAAEGVE; encoded by the coding sequence ATGGAGCATCGCCGGGAAATCCGGTTCCTGCTGAACGACGCGACGGTGGTTCTGGATGCCGTTGCGGCCGAGGACACGCTTCTGGAATTCCTGCGGCTGACCCGACGCCTGACCGGCACCAAGGAGGGCTGTGCCGAGGGCGATTGCGGCGCTTGCACGGTTCTGGTCGGGCGGATTGCAGCGGGGGAACTGGTCTATGAACCGGTCAATGCCTGTATCCGGCTGCTGCCCTCGCTGGATGGATGCCACGTGGTGACGGTGGAGCATCTGGCCGATGCCGTGGGGGGCTTGCATCCCGTGCAGGACGCGATGGTGGCCGATCATGGCAGCCAGTGCGGGTTCTGCACGCCGGGGGTCGTGATGGCGCTGGCCGCGCTGAGGGTGACGACCCCCGCACCCTCCGAGGACGAGATCGAGACGGCCCTGCAGGGCAACCTGTGCCGCTGCACCGGCTATGCGCCGATTGTCCGTGCTGCGCTGGCCGCCTGTCACGAGGATCGCCGCAAGGACAGCCTTGTGTCGGGCCGTGCGGCGGCCCTGGCCCGGCTGCGTGCGCTTCGCGACGGGCGACGGGCGGAGGTGGGCCGCGACGACAGTCATGCGATCCTGCCCGCGGATGTGGACGATCTGGCGGCGGTGCTGGCGGCGCATCCGGACGCGACGGTGGTGGCGGGGGCGACCGATGTCGGCCTCTGGATCACCAAGGGGATGCGCCGGATTTCTCCGGCGGTGTTCATCGGGCATCTGGATGGGTTGCGTCAGGTTGAGACCGAGGCAGGCGGGCTGAGGATAGGCGCCGGCGCGACCTATACAGAGGCAGAGGGGCCGCTGTGCTCGTCCTTCCCGCATCTGCGCGACTACCTTTCCCGTATCGCGGGCTGGCAGGTGCGCAACATGGGGACTATTGGCGGCAACATCGCCAACGGGTCCCCCATCGGGGATATGCCGCCCGTGCTGATCGCGCTGGGTGCGGAATTGACCCTGCGGCAGGGGGACAAGCGGCGGGCGCTGCCGCTGGAGGACTACTTCCTCGACTATGGCAAGCAGGACCGCGCGCCGGGTGAGTTCGTGGAAAGCGTCTTTGTGCCGAAGCCCACGCCGGGCGCAGTGCACGCCGCCTACAAGGTCTCAAAGCGGCGGGACGAGGACATTTCCTCCGTCGCCGCGGCCTTCAACGTGACGTTGCAAGACGGCAAGATCAGCGCGGCGCGCATCGCCTTCGGCGGCATGGCGGCGACACCGCGCCGGGCCACGGCGGCAGAGGCCGCGCTGATCGGGGCGTCTTGGGTCGAAGACAGCCTGATCGCCGCAGCTGCCGAATTGCCCGCCGATTTCACTCCGATCACCGACTGGCGCGCCTCTTCAACCTACCGGATGACGGTCGCCCAGAACCTGTTCCGGCGGTTCTGGCTGGAGCACGCCGAGGGTGCCGATACCGTTCGCCTGCACCGGGCGGCGGAGGGCGTGGAATGA
- a CDS encoding urease subunit beta, whose protein sequence is MIPGELFPAEGALTLNEGRQAITVMVANTGDRPVQVGSHYHFAETNPALDFDRDVARGTRLDIAAGTAVRFEPGQRREVQLIPISGARRVFGFNQQVMGDL, encoded by the coding sequence ATGATCCCCGGAGAGCTGTTTCCGGCGGAGGGAGCGTTGACCCTGAACGAGGGGCGGCAGGCCATCACCGTGATGGTCGCCAATACGGGCGACCGCCCGGTTCAGGTCGGCAGCCACTATCATTTCGCCGAAACCAACCCCGCGCTCGACTTCGACCGGGACGTGGCGCGCGGTACGCGGCTCGACATCGCTGCCGGGACCGCGGTGCGGTTCGAGCCGGGGCAGAGGCGAGAGGTTCAGCTTATCCCCATTTCCGGTGCCCGCCGTGTTTTCGGTTTCAACCAACAGGTGATGGGCGATCTTTGA
- a CDS encoding DUF1127 domain-containing protein has translation MATPFMTVKYVPGGMSERLDLFFAGLGLGVNPYGLRRARMRQIQNLNACSDDQLAQIGITRDDIPRYVFRDLFG, from the coding sequence ATGGCAACGCCATTCATGACGGTCAAGTACGTGCCCGGCGGCATGTCCGAACGGCTGGATCTGTTCTTCGCGGGGCTTGGGCTGGGGGTCAATCCCTACGGCCTTCGCCGTGCGCGCATGCGTCAGATCCAGAACCTGAATGCCTGCAGCGACGACCAGTTGGCGCAGATCGGCATCACGCGGGACGACATCCCGCGCTATGTCTTCCGCGATCTGTTCGGCTGA
- the ureC gene encoding urease subunit alpha produces the protein MPKQISRADYAAMFGPTTGDRLRLADTDLIIEVERDFTTYGEEVKFGGGKVIRDGMGQSQTSRAEGAVDTVITNALIVDHTGIYKADVGLKDGRIAKIGKAGNPDTQPGVDIIVGPGTEAIAGEGKILTAGGFDSHIHFICPQQIDDALHSGLTTMLGGGTGPAHGTLATTCTPGPWHIGRMLQAADAFPMNLAFAGKGNASLPAALVEQVKGGACSLKLHEDWGTTPGAIDCCLSVADDMDVQVMIHTDTLNESGFVENTIKAMKGRTIHAFHTEGAGGGHAPDIIKVCGEDFVLPSSTNPTRPFTVNTLEEHLDMLMVCHHLDKSIPEDVAFAESRIRRETIAAEDILHDMGAFSIIASDSQAMGRVGEVIIRTWQTADKMKKQRGRLAEETGDNDNYRVRRYVAKYTINPAIAHGIGHEIGSIEEGKRADLVLWDPAFFGVKPNMVLIGGTIACAQMGDPNASIPTPQPVYTRPMFGAFGRSLEASAVTFVSAAAQAEGIGDALGLAKQTVAVANTRNIGKEDLILNDATPEIEVHPETYEVRADGELLTCQPAEVLPMAQRYFMF, from the coding sequence ATGCCCAAGCAAATCTCCCGTGCCGATTATGCCGCAATGTTCGGCCCCACCACCGGGGACAGGCTGCGGCTGGCCGACACCGATCTCATCATCGAGGTGGAGCGTGATTTCACCACCTATGGGGAAGAGGTGAAGTTCGGCGGCGGCAAGGTGATCCGCGACGGGATGGGGCAAAGCCAGACCTCCCGCGCCGAGGGGGCGGTCGATACCGTCATCACCAATGCGCTGATCGTCGATCATACGGGCATCTACAAGGCCGATGTCGGGCTGAAGGATGGGCGCATTGCCAAGATCGGCAAGGCGGGCAACCCCGACACCCAACCCGGTGTCGACATCATCGTCGGCCCGGGGACAGAGGCTATCGCGGGCGAGGGCAAGATCCTGACCGCGGGTGGTTTCGACAGCCATATCCATTTCATCTGTCCCCAGCAGATCGACGATGCGCTGCATTCGGGCCTGACCACCATGCTGGGGGGCGGCACCGGTCCGGCGCACGGGACGCTCGCCACCACTTGCACGCCGGGGCCGTGGCATATCGGGCGGATGCTCCAAGCGGCCGATGCGTTTCCGATGAACCTGGCCTTCGCGGGGAAGGGGAATGCCTCGCTGCCCGCTGCCTTGGTGGAGCAGGTGAAGGGCGGGGCGTGTTCGCTGAAACTGCACGAAGACTGGGGCACGACGCCCGGCGCCATCGACTGCTGCCTGTCCGTGGCCGACGACATGGACGTGCAGGTGATGATCCACACCGATACGCTGAACGAAAGCGGGTTCGTCGAGAACACCATCAAGGCCATGAAGGGCCGCACCATCCACGCCTTCCACACAGAGGGGGCCGGCGGCGGCCACGCGCCCGACATCATCAAGGTGTGTGGCGAAGACTTCGTCCTGCCGTCCTCGACCAACCCCACGCGCCCCTTCACGGTGAACACGCTTGAAGAGCATCTGGACATGCTGATGGTCTGTCACCACCTCGACAAGTCGATCCCCGAGGATGTGGCCTTTGCCGAAAGTCGCATCCGGCGCGAAACCATCGCGGCCGAGGATATCCTGCACGACATGGGGGCGTTCTCGATCATCGCGTCCGACAGCCAGGCGATGGGCCGGGTGGGCGAGGTCATCATCCGCACATGGCAAACCGCCGACAAGATGAAAAAACAGCGGGGCCGGTTGGCAGAGGAAACCGGCGACAACGACAACTACCGGGTTCGTCGTTACGTGGCGAAATACACGATCAACCCGGCCATCGCCCACGGCATCGGGCACGAGATCGGATCGATCGAGGAAGGCAAGCGCGCCGACCTTGTCTTGTGGGACCCCGCGTTTTTCGGGGTCAAGCCGAACATGGTGCTGATCGGAGGCACGATTGCCTGTGCGCAGATGGGCGATCCCAATGCCTCCATCCCCACGCCGCAGCCGGTCTATACCCGCCCGATGTTCGGCGCTTTCGGCCGGTCGTTGGAGGCATCGGCGGTGACCTTCGTTTCGGCCGCCGCACAGGCAGAGGGGATCGGCGATGCGCTGGGCCTGGCCAAGCAGACGGTTGCCGTGGCGAACACCCGCAACATCGGCAAGGAGGACCTGATCCTGAACGATGCGACGCCCGAGATCGAGGTGCACCCCGAAACCTATGAGGTGCGCGCCGATGGCGAATTGCTGACCTGCCAGCCCGCCGAAGTGCTGCCGATGGCGCAACGGTATTTCATGTTCTGA
- a CDS encoding lysozyme inhibitor LprI family protein, whose product MTQAEMNQCAASAYTAADAELNAVWPGAKQAMDQMGAGALLLDAQRKWIAFRDAACAAERAPFEGGSIAPLIHYDCLKRLTERRTEDLRLLMN is encoded by the coding sequence ATGACACAGGCCGAGATGAACCAGTGCGCCGCCAGCGCCTATACCGCTGCGGATGCGGAACTGAACGCGGTCTGGCCCGGGGCCAAGCAGGCAATGGATCAGATGGGCGCAGGTGCATTGCTGCTGGATGCCCAACGGAAATGGATCGCGTTCCGCGATGCCGCCTGTGCCGCGGAGCGGGCCCCGTTCGAGGGCGGCTCCATCGCGCCGCTTATCCACTATGACTGCCTGAAACGCCTGACCGAGCGGCGGACCGAAGACCTCCGCCTGTTGATGAACTGA
- a CDS encoding urease accessory protein UreF encodes MTPDAQVLKLAQWLSPAYPVGAFTYSHGLEWAVEAGQLRDAAALQDWLADVLEHGSGRCDVIFLAAAYRADPAALAGIDAEARAFQPSAERLLETTGQGAAFAQITAEVWGDDLPGFTYPVALGRAARLQDVPLALTAKMYLHAFTSNLVSAGIRLIPIGQTDGQRVLTALTPLCESIAERAIGQGLDDLASSAFMADICSMKHETQYSRLFRS; translated from the coding sequence ATGACCCCTGACGCACAGGTACTGAAACTGGCGCAGTGGCTGTCGCCTGCCTATCCGGTGGGCGCGTTCACCTACAGTCACGGCCTTGAATGGGCGGTCGAGGCCGGGCAGTTGCGCGATGCCGCGGCGTTGCAGGATTGGCTGGCCGACGTGCTGGAACACGGTTCGGGCCGCTGTGACGTGATCTTTCTGGCCGCGGCCTATCGCGCTGATCCGGCGGCGCTGGCCGGGATCGATGCCGAGGCGCGCGCCTTTCAACCCTCTGCCGAGCGTCTGTTGGAAACCACGGGGCAGGGCGCGGCCTTCGCGCAGATCACCGCCGAGGTCTGGGGAGACGACCTGCCGGGGTTCACCTATCCGGTCGCGCTGGGCCGGGCGGCGCGGTTGCAGGACGTTCCCTTGGCGTTGACGGCAAAGATGTATCTGCATGCTTTCACCTCCAACCTCGTCTCTGCCGGGATCCGGTTGATCCCCATCGGCCAGACCGACGGGCAGCGCGTGCTGACCGCCTTGACACCGCTTTGCGAGAGTATTGCAGAACGGGCCATCGGGCAGGGCCTTGATGACCTTGCCAGTTCCGCTTTCATGGCCGACATTTGTTCGATGAAGCACGAAACCCAGTATTCAAGGTTGTTCCGCTCATGA
- the ureG gene encoding urease accessory protein UreG → MSSPHGPLRVGIGGPVGAGKTTLTAALARALSPNLSVAVVTNDIYTQEDAEALMRMQVLPSDRIKGVETGGCPHTAIREDASINLAAIAELSARFPDLDVVLVESGGDNLSATFSPELADITLYVIDVAAGEEIPRKGGPAITKSDLLIINKTDLAPYVGADLSVMERDAKRMRGTGQTIFAALRHGQGVDEIVQALCHLGGLAETA, encoded by the coding sequence ATGAGTTCCCCCCATGGCCCCCTGCGTGTTGGTATCGGCGGCCCGGTGGGCGCCGGCAAGACCACGCTGACCGCCGCATTGGCCCGCGCCCTTTCTCCGAACCTGTCCGTCGCCGTTGTCACCAACGACATCTATACGCAGGAGGATGCCGAGGCGCTGATGCGGATGCAGGTGCTGCCCTCTGACCGGATCAAGGGGGTGGAGACGGGCGGATGCCCCCATACCGCGATCCGGGAGGATGCTTCGATCAACCTCGCCGCTATTGCCGAACTGTCGGCCAGGTTCCCCGATCTCGACGTGGTTCTGGTAGAATCCGGGGGCGATAATCTGTCTGCCACCTTCAGCCCGGAACTGGCCGACATCACGCTTTACGTCATCGACGTTGCCGCCGGGGAGGAGATCCCGCGCAAGGGTGGCCCGGCGATCACCAAGTCGGACCTGCTGATCATCAACAAGACGGACCTTGCGCCCTATGTCGGCGCCGATCTGTCGGTGATGGAGCGCGACGCAAAGCGCATGCGCGGCACCGGGCAAACCATCTTTGCGGCGCTGCGCCATGGTCAGGGCGTGGACGAGATCGTGCAGGCGCTATGTCATCTCGGGGGGCTGGCCGAGACCGCCTGA
- the ureE gene encoding urease accessory protein UreE gives MNALPVAHEIRDSIDGKPDDCVTLTYDDRFLRRKCLQSDGGLAFLLDLPKVTSLNEGDILCLSGGLTIKVRAAVEPLLEIRGHDLARIAWHIGNRHTPCQIDPKRLLIQRDHVIRDMLEKIGADVREVEEPFVPEGGAYGHGRTHGHDHGHSHDHGHGHDHAHGHAHDHPHDP, from the coding sequence ATGAACGCGCTTCCCGTGGCACACGAGATCCGCGACAGCATCGACGGCAAGCCCGACGATTGCGTGACGCTGACCTATGACGACCGGTTCCTGCGCCGCAAGTGCCTGCAAAGCGATGGCGGTCTGGCCTTCCTGCTGGACCTGCCAAAGGTCACCTCGCTGAACGAAGGCGACATTCTGTGCCTGTCCGGCGGGCTGACAATAAAGGTGCGCGCGGCGGTGGAGCCGCTTCTGGAAATCCGGGGCCACGATCTGGCCCGGATCGCCTGGCATATCGGCAACCGTCACACGCCCTGTCAGATCGACCCCAAACGCCTGCTGATCCAGCGCGACCATGTCATCCGCGACATGCTGGAAAAGATCGGCGCCGATGTGCGCGAGGTGGAGGAGCCCTTCGTCCCCGAGGGTGGCGCCTATGGCCACGGGCGAACGCATGGCCATGACCACGGGCATTCCCACGACCACGGGCATGGTCACGATCATGCGCATGGGCATGCGCACGACCACCCCCATGACCCCTGA
- a CDS encoding urease accessory protein UreD: MVGSKAGPDGTVLATLRQSGAFKALFPNRQGAALDSILINTAGGLTGGDRFTTDAMAGQGSHLRFTTQAAERAYLAQPGEVAQVQNRLIVETGARLDWLPQETILYRGSALHRTLTVELAPGARVLLVEPVIFGRTAMGEVLSEAEFRDRIEIRQSGAPLYLDAVRLSGDVSTRLSRRGVGAGAGAMASVVFAAPEADAHLAPLRALLPDTGGVSLIRPGLLALRLLAGDGYDLRKALLPVLMRLTEDAIPRSWMT, translated from the coding sequence ATGGTTGGCAGCAAAGCGGGGCCGGATGGCACGGTGCTTGCCACGCTTCGCCAATCCGGGGCCTTCAAGGCGTTGTTCCCCAATCGGCAAGGCGCAGCGCTCGACTCGATCCTGATCAACACCGCTGGCGGGCTGACGGGCGGGGACCGTTTCACGACCGATGCGATGGCGGGGCAGGGCAGTCATCTTCGTTTCACCACGCAGGCAGCCGAACGCGCCTATCTTGCGCAGCCGGGCGAGGTTGCGCAGGTGCAGAACCGGCTGATCGTCGAGACCGGCGCGCGGCTCGACTGGTTGCCGCAGGAAACGATCCTCTATCGGGGCTCTGCGCTGCACCGGACGCTTACGGTCGAGCTGGCCCCCGGTGCGCGGGTTCTTTTGGTGGAGCCGGTCATTTTCGGCCGCACCGCGATGGGCGAAGTGCTGAGCGAGGCGGAATTCCGCGACCGGATCGAGATTCGGCAGTCGGGTGCACCGCTGTATCTGGATGCCGTGCGGCTGTCCGGCGATGTTTCGACACGTCTATCGCGGCGCGGTGTGGGCGCCGGGGCCGGGGCGATGGCCAGCGTCGTCTTCGCCGCGCCCGAGGCGGACGCCCATCTGGCCCCCTTGCGCGCGCTTCTGCCCGATACCGGCGGGGTCAGCCTGATCCGGCCCGGTCTTCTGGCGTTGCGCCTGCTGGCGGGTGACGGTTACGACTTGCGCAAGGCGCTTTTGCCGGTTCTCATGCGCCTGACCGAGGATGCCATTCCAAGATCGTGGATGACCTGA
- a CDS encoding peptidase M23 yields MKKLIVLPLIVAAAPALAHEGAHLHPHGIGAGMLLLAASLVAGGAALVWLTVRK; encoded by the coding sequence ATGAAAAAGCTGATCGTTCTCCCCCTGATCGTCGCCGCCGCCCCCGCGCTTGCGCATGAAGGCGCCCATCTGCATCCCCACGGGATCGGGGCTGGCATGCTGCTGCTGGCCGCATCGCTTGTTGCCGGTGGGGCCGCGCTGGTGTGGCTGACGGTGCGGAAATGA